One genomic segment of Macrobrachium rosenbergii isolate ZJJX-2024 chromosome 40, ASM4041242v1, whole genome shotgun sequence includes these proteins:
- the san gene encoding probable N-acetyltransferase san: protein MRKARIELGDVTPHNIKQLKLLNQVVFPVSYNDKFYKDVLEAGELAKLAYYNDMVVGGVCCRVDVLDGQRRLYIMTLGCLAPYRRLGIGTKMLEHVLNFVEREGNFNSIFLHVQVNNDGALDFYKKFGFEVVETKQHYYKRIEPADAHVLQKTLVKS, encoded by the exons ATGAGGAA GGCACGCATTGAGCTTGGGGATGTCACTCCCCATAACATTAAGCAGCTGAAGCTCCTGAATCAAGTGGTATTTCCTGTTAGCTATAACGACAAATTTTACAAAGATGTGCTTGAAGCCGGAGAATTAGCAAAATTAG CATACTACAATGATATGGTCGTTGGCGGAGTGTGTTGTCGTGTAGATGTGTTGGATGGACAACGGCGACTGTACATAATGACATTAGGCTGTTTAGCTCCGTATCGACGGCTAGGGATAGGCACAAAAATGTTGGAACACGTTCTGAACTTTGTTGAAAGAGAAGGAAactttaattcaatattttt GCACGTGCAAGTTAACAATGATGGTGCCCTAGATTTCTACAAGAAGTTTGGCTTTGAAGTTGTGGAAACCAAGCAGCATTATTACAAAAGGATCGAGCCTGCAGATGCCCACGTTCTCCAGAAAACTCTGGTCAAATCTTGA